A region of the Desulfomicrobium apsheronum genome:
CGTAGGCACGATGGCCCCGATCGTGACGACGGCAAGCCAGGCGCTCTCACGCGGCGTGAGCCCGGAACGGGCCTTGTCGATGATCTGCGAAGAATGCCGCGAACTGGCCTCCGACCAGACGTCCAAGGGGGTGGACGACTTTCTCCTGTGCCGGGTCATGTGCTGCTGCAGCGAGAATCCGTCTGTCAGTACCCAGGGCCGGAGCATGCGTCAGCAGTGCGTCCACGAGGTCCTGACCAGGGCCGACCTCTTTCAGCTCCTGGGAAGCCGCTACAAATCCGAGATCAGTTACGATATGACGGCGACAGACGAAGCCGGGCAGCGCAGGCCGCGTCCCTTCATGCATCGGGACAATGCGGGCATGGACACCACGGGCCCCTCGACCTACTGGCAGGGCCGGGCACGCTCTGAGATTGAAGGCTATCAGGGCGGCCGAGGCATGGTGCGTCGGCCCGATGTGGTCATTGTCCGCAACCCGTCCATGCCGCCGACGCAGGACAATATTGAGCGGATTGTGGAGATGAAGTTTGTTGGGGATGTGCCGGATCATGACCAAACGAAAGCCTACTCGAAAATCGTC
Encoded here:
- a CDS encoding VRR-NUC domain-containing protein, translated to MSSKCVGTMAPIVTTASQALSRGVSPERALSMICEECRELASDQTSKGVDDFLLCRVMCCCSENPSVSTQGRSMRQQCVHEVLTRADLFQLLGSRYKSEISYDMTATDEAGQRRPRPFMHRDNAGMDTTGPSTYWQGRARSEIEGYQGGRGMVRRPDVVIVRNPSMPPTQDNIERIVEMKFVGDVPDHDQTKAYSKIVGNEDKVDLMREGVECICHDDLVPEPQPVVAPMPAPEDEAGVNWGAVGKTAMWGALAAVAAVGTVAAMACPFDGPFGEAAGAAATTGAASRTAAAFANIFRAAPAL